Proteins found in one Ovis canadensis isolate MfBH-ARS-UI-01 breed Bighorn chromosome 20, ARS-UI_OviCan_v2, whole genome shotgun sequence genomic segment:
- the LOC138425161 gene encoding olfactory receptor 11A1-like, whose translation MEMASIGNQTITEFVLLGFYVRAELHLLLFIVFTVIYASIILGNMLIIVAVVSSQRLHTPMYFFLANLSFLEILYTSSVVPKMLEGFLQEAAISVAGCLLQFFIFGSLATAECFLLAVMAYDRYLAICYPLRYPLLMGPRWCLGLVVIAWLSGFLVDGLVVALMAQLRFCGPNHIDHFYCDFMPLMSLACSDPSVAQMTTFILSVVCLTVPFGLILTSYGRIVVAVLRVPAGASRRKAFSTCSSHLAVVSTYYGTLMVLYIAPSAVHSQLLTKVFALLYTVITPFFNPVIYTLRNKEVQQALWMLLYVKQAEMIEGGWW comes from the coding sequence ATGGAAATGGCCTCCATAGGAAACCAAACTATTACTGAATTTGTCCTTCTTGGTTTCTATGTCAGAGCTGAGCTGCATCTCCTTCTCTTTATTGTGTTCACTGTCATCTACGCATCCATCATCCTAGGGAACATGCTAATCATTGTGGCGGTGGTTAGCTCTCAGAGACTGCACACAcccatgtatttcttcctggctAATCTGTCCTTCCTGGAGATCCTCTACACTTCCTCAGTGGTGCCCAAAATGTTGGAGGGCTTCTTGCAGGAGGCAGCCATCTCTGTGGCTGGTTGCTTGCTCCAGTTCTTTATCTTTGGTTCTTTAGCCACTGCTGAGTGCTTCCTACTGGCTGTCATGGCATATGATCGCTACCTGGCCATCTGCTACCCCCTCCGCTACCCTCTCCTGATGGGACCCAGGTGGTGTTTGGGGCTGGTGGTCATAGCCTGGCTCTCTGGCTTTCTGGTAGATGGATTGGTTGTAGCCCTCATGGCCCAACTGAGATTCTGTGGCCCCAACCACATTGACCACTTTTACTGTGACTTCATGCCTTTGATGAGCCTGGCCTGCTCAGATCCCAGTGTAGCCCAGATGACAACATTCATTCTGTCTGTGGTCTGCCTCACTGTTCCCTTTGGACTGATTCTGACATCTTATGGCCGGATCGTGGTGGCTGTGCTGAGAGTTCCTGCTGGGGCCAGCAGAAGGAAGGCTTTCTCCACGTGCTCCTCCCACCTAGCTGTAGTGTCCACATACTATGGTACTCTCATGGTTTTGTACATTGCACCCTCGGCTGTCCACTCCCAGCTCCTCACCAAGGTCTTTGCCCTGCTCTACACTGTGATCACCCCTTTCTTCAATCCTGTGATTTATACCCTGAGGAATAAGGAAGTTCAGCAGGCACTGTGGATGCTTCTGTATGTTAAACAAGCTGAAATGATTGAAGGAGGATGGTGGTAA
- the LOC138425859 gene encoding olfactory receptor 11A1-like, which produces MEMVSIGNQTITEFVLLGFYVRAELHLLLFIVFTVIYASIILGNMLIIVAVVSSQRLHTPMYFFLANLSFLEILYTSSVVPKMLEGFLQEAAISVAGCLLQFFIFGSLATAECFLLAVMAYDCYLAICYPLRYPLLMGPRWCLGLVVIAWLSGFLVDGLVVALMAQLRFCGPNHIDHFYCDFMPLMSLACSDPSVAQMTTFILSVVCLTVPFGLILTSYGRIVVAVLRVPAGASRRKAFSTCSSHLAVVSTFYGSLMVLYIAPSAVHSQLLSKVFALLYTVVTPLFNPVIYTLRNKEVQQALWRLLYVKQTETID; this is translated from the coding sequence ATGGAAATGGTCTCCATAGGAAACCAAACTATTACTGAATTTGTCCTTCTTGGTTTCTATGTCAGAGCTGAGCTGCATCTCCTTCTCTTTATTGTGTTCACTGTCATCTACGCATCCATCATCCTAGGGAACATGCTAATCATTGTGGCGGTGGTTAGCTCTCAGAGACTGCACACAcccatgtatttcttcctggctAATCTGTCCTTCCTGGAGATCCTCTACACTTCCTCAGTGGTGCCCAAAATGTTGGAGGGCTTCTTGCAGGAGGCAGCCATCTCTGTGGCTGGTTGCTTGCTCCAGTTCTTTATCTTTGGTTCTTTAGCCACTGCTGAGTGCTTCCTACTGGCTGTCATGGCATATGATTGCTACCTGGCCATCTGCTACCCCCTCCGCTACCCTCTCCTGATGGGACCCAGGTGGTGTTTGGGGCTGGTGGTCATAGCCTGGCTCTCTGGCTTTCTGGTAGATGGATTGGTTGTAGCCCTCATGGCCCAACTGAGATTCTGTGGCCCCAACCACATTGACCACTTTTACTGTGACTTCATGCCTTTGATGAGCCTGGCCTGCTCAGATCCCAGTGTAGCCCAGATGACAACATTCATTCTGTCTGTGGTCTGCCTCACTGTTCCCTTTGGACTGATTCTGACATCTTATGGCCGGATCGTGGTGGCTGTGCTGAGAGTTCCTGCTGGAGCCAGTAGAAGGAAGGCTTTCTCCACGTGCTCCTCCCACCTAGCTGTAGTGTCCACATTCTACGGCTCTCTCATGGTTTTGTACATTGCACCCTCGGCTGTCCACTCCCAGCTCCTCTCTAAGGTCTTTGCCTTGCTCTACACTGTGGTCACTCCTCTTTTCAATCCTGTGATTTATACCCTGAGGAATAAGGAAGTTCAACAGGCACTATGGAGGCTTCTGTATGTTAAGCAAACTGAAACCATTGATTGA
- the LOC138425160 gene encoding olfactory receptor 6N2-like — MEIANRTLVTQFIFMRFSSSPRLQLLFFSLFLLAYLLSLVGNGLIVLIVALDGSLHTPMYFFICNLSLVELWYTTVTVPKMLANFLSSQGVISVPSCITQYYFFFSLAATELFFLTTMAYDRYVAICRPLHYPLLLSPQTCGTLACICWCVGFLCPMFPSFLLTQISFCTPNQINHFFCDADQIFRLSCTDTYAIQAVGYAFSTVIILGALVFTMASYAHILATVLAMASAAARRKAFSTCTAHLSADTIYFGTLIFMYVRPAVKYEPSINKIVAIFYSVITPLLNPLIYTLRNKDVKEALKVLVSRMKKVYCSSGEKK, encoded by the coding sequence ATGGAGATAGCCAACCGCACCTTGGTCACTCAATTTAtcttcatgagattttccagctcTCCACGTCTGCAGCTGctcttcttctccctcttcctcctggccTACCTCTTATCCCTGGTGGGCAATGGGCTCATTGTGCTCATTGTGGCCCTGGACGGGAGCCTCCACACTCCCATGTACTTCTTTATCTGCAACCTCTCCTTGGTAGAGCTCTGGTACACCACAGTCACCGTGCCCAAAATGCTGGCCAACTTTCTCAGTTCCCAAGGGGTCATCTCAGTTCCCAGCTGCATCACCCAGTACTACTTCTTCTTCTCTTTGGCTGCCACAGAACTCTTCTTTCTCACCaccatggcctatgaccgctatgtggccatctgcagaCCGCTCCACTACCCACTGCTGCTCAGCCCTCAAACGTGTGGTACCCTGGCTTGCATCTGTTGGTGTGTGGGATTCCTCTGCCCCATGTTCCCTTCATTCCTCCTTACACAGATCTCCTTCTGCACCCCTAACCAGATCAACCACTTCTTCTGTGACGCTGACCAGATTTTCCGCCTTTCTTGCACAGACACATACGCCATCCAAGCTGTGGGCTATGCTTTTAGCACTGTCATTATCCTAGGGGCCCTGGTCTTTACCATGGCTTCCTATGCCCACATCCTGGCCACAGTTCTAGCCATGGCCTCAGCTGCTGCTCGGCGGAAGGCCTTTTCCACGTGCACAGCTCATCTTTCCGCGGACACCATCTACTTTGGCACTCTCATATTCATGTATGTCCGCCCCGCGGTTAAGTATGAGCCAAGTATCAACAAGATTGTGGCTATTTTCTACTCAGTCATCACTCCCCTTCTCAATCCTCTCATCTATACACTCCGTAACAAGGATGTCAAGGAAGCTCTGAAAGTCTTGGTGTCCCGGATGAAAAAGGTCTACTGCTCCAGCGGGGAGAAAAAGTGA